One part of the Dermacentor andersoni chromosome 2, qqDerAnde1_hic_scaffold, whole genome shotgun sequence genome encodes these proteins:
- the LOC126541266 gene encoding uncharacterized protein, translated as MVNTFKELREAHLMNQYTRLSKTPSGRRLLARLHIHHSIHTEEHVHIPSQWRYALHVRPLPVNMTREDHSGRRLARAEALACHYGHKHGVFYVDASGPYHGGWYTAAVVHQNTAVNGLTFRAHNITHAEVVAIALAAADQHSRVIITDSRGACRNIEQGHIPYLAYKILQNSDYLGAPSHRTIIWTPAHMGLEGNETADAVARALTFRASPSSPTDPDPEPNPAYTFKEIVQLYQSGHAIYPKPCKGLTKAEERILLRLYTKTLLCPAALKYFDPACTGECPHCGEKSSDIFHMVWACQKTPNLSPLPNPSREDWEAALLGCSDLMAQRALVERARAAADANGLP; from the coding sequence ATGGTGAACACCTTTAAAGAGCTGCGAGAGGCACACTTGATGAACCAATACACGAGACTCTCTAAAACgccgtcgggtcgccgcctccttgcccgactacacatccatcATTCAATACATACGGAAGAGCACGTACATATCCCATCACAGTGGAGGTATGCCctgcacgtgcgccctcttccGGTCAACATGACACGAGAGGACCATAGTGGCAGACGCCTCGCGCGGGCGGAAGCCTTGGCTTGCCACTACGGACACAAACACGGAGTCttctacgtggacgcctccggcccgtaccatgggggttggtacacggccgcagtcgtccaccaaaacacAGCAGTAAACGGACTCACTTTCCGTGCACACAACATTACACACGCGGAGGTGGTTGCCATCGCGCTAGCCGCCGCAGATCAACACTCGCGGGTCATCATCACCGACTCGAGGGGTGCTTGCCGCAATATTGAGCAGGGGCACATACCGTACCTcgcctacaaaattttgcaaaacagCGACTATCTCGGTGCCCCCTCGCACCGTACGATTATCTGGACTCCCGCTCACATGGGCCTCGAAGGAAACGAGACGGCCGATGCCGTCGCCCGCGCGCTCACTTTCCGGgcatcaccttcgtcccccaccgaTCCGGACCCCGAACCCAATCCCGCCTATACTTTCAAAGAGATCGTTCAGCTCTACCAATCTGGCcatgccatctatcccaagccctgtaagggcctcacaaaggcggaggagcgcattctccttcgcctttataccaaaactctgctgtgcccggcagccttaaaatattttgaccccgcttgcacgggggagtgcccgcactgtggggaaaaGTCCTCAGACATTTTTCACATGGTATGGGCATGTCAAAAAACCCCAAATCTAAGCCCCCTACCCAACCCttcccgggaggactgggaggcagccctgctcggctgctctgacctgatggcccaacgggccttggtcgagcgggcCCGGGCGGCGGCCGACGCCAATGGGCTACCGTAA